In Devosia chinhatensis, the following are encoded in one genomic region:
- a CDS encoding NAD-dependent epimerase/dehydratase family protein, translated as MTDRSLAGKTILVTGGAGFIGSHLVDRLLVEGAAHVAVIDNLFVGSEANLAAALATGKVTFYRDDAEFADSLRYITEKHAIDIVFNCATKALNYSFINPANAFGTNVTVALNLLELQRAGAFKTLCHFSTSEVYGTAVYEPMDEKHPRNPTTTYAAGKAAADLAVESYVHMFGVDAFIVRPFNNYGPRQNYRGLLAGIIPITAWRILNGGQPELHGEGTQTRDFIMVQDTVDAVIKLFKVLPAGESVNISSDNQTSMSDLVHRIAARLNYGGEILRKPARRADVLCHNASNGKVKSLISYSLTPFDEGLAQTLDWYVNEIGDKR; from the coding sequence ATGACCGACAGGTCCTTAGCGGGCAAGACTATCCTGGTAACGGGCGGCGCGGGCTTCATCGGCAGCCACCTTGTCGACCGGCTGCTCGTCGAAGGCGCGGCGCATGTCGCCGTCATCGACAACCTGTTCGTCGGCTCCGAAGCCAATCTCGCCGCCGCACTGGCAACCGGCAAGGTTACCTTCTATCGCGACGACGCCGAATTCGCCGACAGCCTGCGCTATATCACCGAAAAGCACGCTATCGACATCGTGTTCAACTGCGCCACCAAGGCGCTGAACTATTCCTTCATCAACCCCGCCAATGCTTTTGGCACCAACGTCACCGTAGCGCTGAACCTGCTCGAACTGCAGCGCGCAGGTGCGTTCAAGACGCTGTGCCATTTCTCCACCTCGGAAGTGTACGGCACCGCCGTCTATGAGCCGATGGACGAAAAGCATCCGCGCAACCCGACGACGACCTATGCCGCCGGCAAGGCTGCCGCCGACCTTGCAGTCGAAAGCTACGTCCACATGTTCGGCGTCGATGCCTTCATCGTGCGTCCGTTCAACAATTATGGTCCGCGCCAGAACTATCGCGGCCTGCTGGCCGGCATCATCCCGATCACGGCCTGGCGCATCCTCAATGGCGGCCAGCCGGAGCTGCATGGCGAAGGCACACAGACGCGCGATTTCATCATGGTGCAAGACACCGTCGATGCCGTGATCAAGCTGTTCAAGGTGTTGCCGGCTGGAGAGTCGGTCAACATTTCCAGCGACAACCAGACTAGCATGTCGGATCTGGTTCACCGCATCGCTGCACGGCTCAACTATGGCGGTGAGATCCTGCGCAAGCCGGCCCGCCGTGCCGACGTGCTGTGCCACAATGCCAGCAATGGAAAGGTCAAGAGCCTGATCAGCTATTCCCTCACGCCTTTCGATGAGGGCCTGGCGCAAACGCTTGACTGGTATGTCAACGAAATCGGTGACAAGCGATGA
- a CDS encoding DegT/DnrJ/EryC1/StrS family aminotransferase, giving the protein MSDPVRLMRPYMTFEDVEEDFRAVFSSGQFTRGAHVDAFVKDIKHYTGADHAFLATSATTALWVALKCLGIVAGDEVAVADFSFPATANVVEDLGAIPVFVDVDLGTFNMSPADLAAKITPKTKAVIFVDALGNPTGLHEIQAVCRQHAIPLIEDAACAIGSTERGVRCGSIADITCFSFHPRKLLNTGEGGAITTNRADWADWLRVKLMHGADGMRGLGLDFVDYGYNFRLPELQAIMGRKQLAQLDAIVANRNAVRQAYVEQLAPIGFMPQRIGDDVLHNVQSLVFRVPENLDRDALVHYLKTKEIETTLGTYCQSGTTYFSKKYADVQPRAMQLEATTITVPCYEGVPVTRVCDEIIRFAQSPGRAKTPSNG; this is encoded by the coding sequence ATGAGCGACCCCGTCCGCTTGATGCGACCCTACATGACCTTTGAGGACGTGGAAGAAGATTTCCGCGCGGTCTTCTCGTCGGGCCAGTTCACCCGTGGCGCCCATGTCGATGCCTTCGTCAAGGACATCAAGCACTATACCGGCGCCGATCACGCCTTCCTCGCCACCTCGGCGACCACGGCCCTGTGGGTCGCGCTCAAATGCCTGGGCATCGTAGCGGGCGATGAAGTCGCAGTGGCCGATTTCTCGTTCCCGGCTACGGCCAATGTCGTGGAGGACCTCGGGGCTATCCCTGTCTTTGTCGATGTCGATCTCGGCACCTTCAACATGTCGCCTGCGGATCTCGCCGCCAAGATCACGCCAAAGACCAAGGCCGTCATCTTCGTCGATGCCCTGGGCAACCCCACCGGTCTGCACGAAATCCAGGCGGTCTGTCGGCAGCATGCCATTCCGCTGATCGAGGACGCGGCCTGCGCCATCGGCAGCACCGAGCGCGGCGTGCGCTGCGGCAGCATTGCCGACATCACCTGCTTCAGCTTCCATCCGCGCAAACTGCTCAATACCGGCGAAGGCGGTGCCATCACCACCAATCGTGCTGACTGGGCCGACTGGCTGCGCGTCAAGTTGATGCATGGAGCCGACGGCATGCGCGGCCTGGGCCTCGACTTCGTCGATTATGGCTACAACTTCCGCCTGCCCGAGCTGCAGGCCATAATGGGTCGCAAGCAGCTTGCCCAGCTCGATGCCATCGTTGCCAACCGCAACGCGGTGCGTCAGGCCTATGTCGAGCAGCTTGCGCCAATCGGCTTCATGCCGCAGCGCATCGGCGATGACGTGCTGCACAATGTGCAGTCGCTGGTATTCCGCGTACCCGAAAATCTCGACCGCGACGCGCTGGTCCACTATCTGAAGACCAAGGAAATCGAGACCACGCTGGGCACCTATTGCCAGAGCGGCACGACCTATTTCTCGAAAAAGTATGCGGATGTGCAGCCGCGTGCGATGCAGCTCGAAGCCACCACCATCACCGTGCCGTGCTACGAGGGCGTGCCGGTAACGCGGGTCTGCGACGAGATCATCCGCTTCGCCCAGTCGCCCGGCCGGGCAAAGACGCCTAGCAATGGATGA
- a CDS encoding Gfo/Idh/MocA family protein: MSASALKIGLVGLGSMGKNHLRILSMLKEAELVFISDLNQQAAQQLAATHGTRAVADPFAALDTVDAVVICTPTATHADYIMHIGKSVKNIFVEKPLAATVEEARVVKDFADANGVNVQVGFIERYNPAVQGLKDILEKSERVISVDFTRTNKLSSRITDVDVVIDLMIHDIDLALYINGPARSVAAHGFARGDVIDFASTLITHDNGRFSRIQASRITEKKMRKIEATCTDMFVDCELLRKEILITRQSEIVQAEGQPYKITATQEAVEVRPQEALLSELLAFIASCAAHPGDNYPNAKAGLSALEIADTVRNEVLK, translated from the coding sequence ATGAGCGCCTCAGCACTGAAAATCGGCCTGGTCGGCCTCGGCAGCATGGGCAAGAACCACCTGCGCATTCTCTCGATGCTCAAGGAGGCCGAACTTGTCTTCATATCCGACCTGAACCAGCAGGCGGCCCAGCAATTGGCGGCGACGCATGGCACCCGTGCCGTGGCCGACCCGTTCGCAGCGCTGGACACCGTCGATGCCGTCGTCATCTGCACGCCCACGGCCACGCATGCCGACTACATCATGCACATCGGCAAGTCAGTAAAGAATATCTTCGTCGAAAAGCCGCTGGCGGCGACCGTAGAGGAAGCCCGCGTCGTCAAGGATTTTGCCGATGCCAACGGCGTCAACGTGCAGGTTGGCTTCATCGAGCGCTACAATCCCGCCGTGCAGGGCCTCAAGGATATTCTAGAGAAGTCCGAGCGCGTCATCAGCGTGGACTTCACCCGCACCAACAAGCTCAGCTCGCGCATCACCGACGTAGACGTGGTGATCGACCTGATGATCCACGATATCGATCTGGCGCTCTATATCAACGGTCCGGCCCGTTCGGTGGCCGCGCACGGATTTGCGCGCGGTGACGTCATCGACTTTGCTTCGACGCTTATCACTCATGACAATGGCCGGTTCTCGCGCATCCAGGCAAGCCGCATCACCGAAAAGAAGATGCGCAAGATCGAAGCGACGTGCACCGACATGTTTGTCGACTGCGAATTGCTGCGCAAGGAAATCCTGATTACCCGGCAGTCCGAGATCGTGCAGGCAGAAGGCCAGCCCTACAAGATCACAGCGACCCAGGAAGCGGTCGAGGTGCGCCCGCAGGAAGCGCTTCTGTCGGAACTGCTGGCCTTCATCGCAAGCTGCGCCGCCCATCCGGGTGACAATTATCCCAATGCAAAAGCTGGCCTTTCGGCGCTCGAAATCGCCGATACCGTCAGAAACGAGGTACTGAAATGA
- a CDS encoding acyltransferase, with amino-acid sequence MDDEIEALQSRRQADKIARHNRRVSFGDLVTDRWQNAREYGFGEGTSCYDNVLIIGDVRVGQHTWIGPNVILDGSGGGLEIGDHCSISAGVQIYTHDTVQRSITLGKAPVDQSPTRIGHGVYIGPNAIVARGVTIGDKAVIGAMSFVNGDVPAGGRAWGCPARLQPENE; translated from the coding sequence ATGGATGACGAGATCGAAGCGCTGCAAAGTCGCAGGCAAGCCGACAAGATCGCCAGGCACAATCGCCGCGTCTCTTTTGGCGACCTGGTCACCGATCGCTGGCAAAACGCCCGTGAATACGGTTTTGGCGAGGGCACGTCTTGTTACGACAACGTGCTCATCATCGGCGACGTGCGCGTCGGCCAGCATACCTGGATCGGCCCCAATGTCATTCTCGACGGCTCGGGTGGCGGCCTTGAGATCGGCGATCACTGCTCGATTTCGGCGGGCGTGCAAATCTATACCCACGATACGGTGCAGCGCAGCATCACGCTGGGCAAGGCGCCGGTCGACCAGTCGCCGACCCGAATCGGCCATGGCGTCTATATCGGCCCCAATGCCATTGTCGCGCGCGGCGTCACCATTGGCGACAAGGCGGTGATCGGCGCGATGTCTTTCGTGAACGGCGATGTGCCTGCGGGCGGCCGCGCTTGGGGCTGCCCGGCGCGATTGCAGCCAGAAAATGAGTGA
- a CDS encoding N-acetyl sugar amidotransferase, with the protein MSNPANIAEAGLRVCSRCIYDERVNGIHFDEQGVCNFCHQVDTLKQQFGTGTAEGKAKLDKIIDDIKKAGRNKKYDCVIGVSGGTDSSYMVYLAKEWGLRPLAVHYDNTWNTAIATENIRKVLSALDIDLYTHVVDNKESDDIFRSFFMASVAEIEASTDLALAEVMYRAAWKHGVQYVLEGHSFVTEGITPVGRNYFDGGYIKSIYRQFGRRKLSSYPLMTFSRFMWWTTVARIRKIRPFWYLDYSKEDARAFLEQEFDWKYYGGHHLENRMSSFLHSVYLPQKFSTDMRNNTLSALARNGKMTREEAWAEYNTPPTVEPELVSYFQKRIEVSANEYASVMATPPRSWWEFKTYKQRFERLRPLFRILAGMNLVPTSFYLKYCFPAKK; encoded by the coding sequence ATGTCGAACCCAGCCAACATTGCCGAAGCCGGCCTGCGGGTCTGCTCCCGCTGCATCTACGACGAGCGGGTGAACGGCATCCATTTCGACGAGCAGGGCGTGTGCAACTTCTGCCACCAGGTCGATACGCTCAAGCAGCAGTTCGGCACCGGGACGGCCGAGGGCAAGGCCAAGCTCGACAAGATCATCGACGACATAAAGAAGGCCGGCCGCAACAAGAAGTATGATTGCGTCATCGGCGTCAGCGGCGGCACCGATTCGTCCTATATGGTGTATCTGGCAAAGGAGTGGGGCCTCCGCCCGCTGGCCGTACACTATGACAATACCTGGAACACCGCCATCGCCACGGAAAATATCCGCAAGGTGCTGAGTGCCCTGGATATCGATCTCTATACCCATGTGGTGGACAACAAGGAATCGGACGATATCTTCCGGTCGTTCTTCATGGCCAGCGTGGCGGAAATTGAGGCATCGACCGATTTGGCGCTGGCCGAGGTGATGTATCGAGCCGCTTGGAAGCATGGTGTGCAATATGTGCTCGAAGGCCACAGCTTCGTCACTGAGGGCATCACCCCGGTTGGGCGCAACTATTTCGACGGCGGCTACATCAAGAGCATTTATCGCCAGTTCGGACGCCGCAAACTGTCGTCCTATCCGCTGATGACCTTTTCCCGCTTTATGTGGTGGACCACCGTGGCGCGAATCCGGAAGATCCGGCCTTTCTGGTATCTCGACTATTCCAAGGAAGACGCGCGCGCCTTTCTCGAGCAAGAGTTCGACTGGAAATATTACGGCGGTCACCACCTCGAAAACCGCATGTCGTCCTTCCTGCACAGCGTATACCTGCCGCAGAAGTTCTCCACCGACATGCGCAACAACACGCTGTCCGCGCTGGCGCGCAACGGCAAGATGACACGTGAAGAGGCCTGGGCTGAATATAATACGCCGCCCACGGTGGAGCCCGAACTGGTCTCCTATTTCCAGAAACGCATCGAAGTCTCGGCCAACGAATATGCCAGCGTGATGGCGACGCCCCCGCGGTCGTGGTGGGAGTTCAAGACCTACAAGCAGCGCTTCGAGCGCCTGCGTCCCCTGTTCCGCATCCTGGCCGGCATGAACCTGGTGCCAACCAGTTTTTACCTCAAGTACTGCTTTCCGGCGAAGAAGTAG